The following are from one region of the Capsicum annuum cultivar UCD-10X-F1 chromosome 1, UCD10Xv1.1, whole genome shotgun sequence genome:
- the LOC107841979 gene encoding putative TrmH family tRNA/rRNA methyltransferase codes for MENEKKVESFVLVHNIAKRHNVGTLARSATAFGVSEMILVGRRDFNAFGSHGSTSHVRFRHFHSLADAKTFLKERDCDICGVEITENAVAVNEHPFKRSTAFLLGNEGSGLSAKECEICDFFVYIPQYGCGTASLNVTVAASIVLHQFGVWAGFSERAREGNKFIVAERPFKQSKKNYCMETSESVAEERRLKRESLSNGFFEDTGKEESPSNLLNTLFDD; via the exons atggaaaatgagaagaaagtaGAGAGTTTCGTGCTGGTACATAACATAGCAAAGAGACACAACGTCGGCACCTTAGCTCGTAGCGCGACGGCATTCGGCGTTTCGGAGATGATACTCGTCGGCCGTCGAGATTTCAACGCCTTTGGTAGCCACGGTTCCACTTCTCACGTCCGTTTCCGCCACTTCCACTCCCTTGCCGATGCTAAAACCTTCCTCAAG GAAAGAGATTGTGATATATGTGGAGTTGAAATTACAGAAAATGCGGTTGCAGTAAATGAGCATCCTTTTAAGAGAAGTACTGCTTTCCTGCTCGGCAATGAG GGTTCTGGACTTTCTGCAAAAGAGTGTGAGATATGTGATTTCTTTGTATATATTCCACAATATGGCTGTGGTACCGCTTCATTGAATGTGACTGTCGCTGCTTCCATTGTTCTACATCAATTTGGAG TTTGGGCTGGATTCTCTGAGAGAGCACGTGAAGGGAATAAGTTTATTGTGGCTGAAAGGCCTTTTAAACAGTCAAAGAAAAATTACTGTATGGAAACATCTGAATCTGTTGCTGAGGAGCGAAGACTGAAGAGGGAAAGTCTTTCAAATGGGTTCTTTGAAGATACTGGAAAGGAGGAATCGCCTTCAAATCTTTTAAATACTTTGTTTGATGATTAG
- the LOC107841991 gene encoding uncharacterized protein LOC107841991 isoform X2, protein MQSREGPVQLSCRKQFSCMFHVFSRRIHRLCSRMRWLIWRRPRTKVVIRRFGKLSSKGNHGQLKEKLSFKSSTTHPNGQARHIRLATFNAALFSLAPAVPKAEKSVIFAHDDDDDDGFKFQNQVKSENNRPKSILKHSPLHPILVNGAKPKQKVSINLPENEISLAQNRVLGNLEDDSTKISSLTNNSLGPVRSPICFPAMANWMINDYGGCCLSGTRTILDVLKEVDADILALQDVKAEEEKDMRPLSDLARALGMNYVFAESWAPEFGNAILSKWPIKKWRIQKIYDDNDFRNVLKATVDVPRMGELNFCCTQLDHLDENWRMKQINAIIQSNDSPHILAGGINSLEASDYSSERWNDIVKYYEEIGKPTPRVEVMNFLKGKEYNDAKEFAGECESVVIIAKGQNVQGTCKYGTRVDYILGSQGLPYAFVPGSYSVVSSKGTSDHHIVKVDIMKASGSRRKNSRKQKKVKQRIERMTSSCSSRGIWQVST, encoded by the exons ATGCAGTCAAGAGAGGGTCCAGTGCAGCTTTCATGCAGAAAACAGTTTTCCTGCATGTTTCATGTCTTCAGCCGGAGAATTCACCGGCTTTGCTCGAGGATGCGGTGGTTGATATGGCGGCGTCCGAGGACTAAGGTGGTGATCAGGAGGTTTGGGAAGCTGAGTTCAAAAGGAAACCATGGTCAGCTCAAAGAAAAACTAAGTTTCAAATCATCAACGACTCATCCAAATGGCCAGGCTAGGCATATTCGGCTAGCTACCTTTAATGCTGCATTATTTTCCCTTGCACCTGCTGTGCCTAAGGCTGAAAAATCAGTCATATTTgctcatgatgatgatgatgatgatggtttcaaatttcaaaaccaGGTAAAGTCTGAGAATAATCGTCCCAAGAGCATATTGAAGCATTCCCCTCTTCATCCCATTTTAGTAAATGgagcaaaaccaaaacaaaaagttTCAATCAACCTTCCTGAGAATGAGATTTCATTAGCTCAGAACAGGGTACTTGGAAACTTGGAAGATGATTCCACCAAGATTTCGAGTTTAACCAACAACAGCCTAGGCCCTGTGAGGTCTCCAATATGCTTCCCTGCAATGGCCAATTGGATGATTAATGATTATGGAGGCTGCTGCTTGAGTGGAACAAGGACCATTCTTGATGTGCTGAAAGAAGTGGATGCTGATATATTGGCTTTACAAGATGTGAAGGCTGAGGAAGAGAAAGATATGAGACCTTTATCTGATTTGGCTCGTGCTCTTGGGATGAACTATGTGTTTGCTGAAAGTTGGGCTCCTGAATTTGGTAATGCTATTTTGTCCAAATGGCCTATTAAGAAATGGAGAATACAGAAAATCTATGACGATAATGATTTCAG GAATGTGCTCAAGGCTACGGTTGATGTACCCCGGATGGGAGAGTTGAACTTTTGTTGCACTCAACTTGATCATTTAGATGAGAATTGGAGAATGAAGCAAATTAATGCGATAATACAATCAAATGACAGTCCTCACATTTTAGCAGGAGGGATAAATTCTCTTGAAGCCTCAGATTACTCATCAGAGAGATGGAATGATATTGTAAAG TATTATGAGGAGATAGGCAAGCCAACTCCAAGAGTTGAAGTCATGAATTTCTTGAAAGGGAAAGAGTACAATGATGCAAAAGAGTTTGCAGGGGAATGCGAGTCGGTTGTTATCATTGCTAAAGGCCAAA ATGTGCAAGGAACATGTAAATATGGAACTCGAGTTGATTACATTTTGGGATCGCAAGGCCTGCCTTATGCATTTGTACCTGGATCATACTCGGTTGTTTCATCAAAAGGCACGTCCGATCACCATATAGTTAAGGTGGACATCATGAAAGCATCAGGCAGTAGAAGGAAGAATAGTAGGAAACAGAAGAAAGTAAAACAGAGAATTGAGAGGATGACAAGTTCTTGTTCTTCAAGAGGGATTTGGCAAGTGAGCACTTAG
- the LOC107841991 gene encoding uncharacterized protein LOC107841991 isoform X1 — protein MINQLQRTLMQSREGPVQLSCRKQFSCMFHVFSRRIHRLCSRMRWLIWRRPRTKVVIRRFGKLSSKGNHGQLKEKLSFKSSTTHPNGQARHIRLATFNAALFSLAPAVPKAEKSVIFAHDDDDDDGFKFQNQVKSENNRPKSILKHSPLHPILVNGAKPKQKVSINLPENEISLAQNRVLGNLEDDSTKISSLTNNSLGPVRSPICFPAMANWMINDYGGCCLSGTRTILDVLKEVDADILALQDVKAEEEKDMRPLSDLARALGMNYVFAESWAPEFGNAILSKWPIKKWRIQKIYDDNDFRNVLKATVDVPRMGELNFCCTQLDHLDENWRMKQINAIIQSNDSPHILAGGINSLEASDYSSERWNDIVKYYEEIGKPTPRVEVMNFLKGKEYNDAKEFAGECESVVIIAKGQNVQGTCKYGTRVDYILGSQGLPYAFVPGSYSVVSSKGTSDHHIVKVDIMKASGSRRKNSRKQKKVKQRIERMTSSCSSRGIWQVST, from the exons ATGATAAATCAGTTGCAGAGAACTTTGATGCAGTCAAGAGAGGGTCCAGTGCAGCTTTCATGCAGAAAACAGTTTTCCTGCATGTTTCATGTCTTCAGCCGGAGAATTCACCGGCTTTGCTCGAGGATGCGGTGGTTGATATGGCGGCGTCCGAGGACTAAGGTGGTGATCAGGAGGTTTGGGAAGCTGAGTTCAAAAGGAAACCATGGTCAGCTCAAAGAAAAACTAAGTTTCAAATCATCAACGACTCATCCAAATGGCCAGGCTAGGCATATTCGGCTAGCTACCTTTAATGCTGCATTATTTTCCCTTGCACCTGCTGTGCCTAAGGCTGAAAAATCAGTCATATTTgctcatgatgatgatgatgatgatggtttcaaatttcaaaaccaGGTAAAGTCTGAGAATAATCGTCCCAAGAGCATATTGAAGCATTCCCCTCTTCATCCCATTTTAGTAAATGgagcaaaaccaaaacaaaaagttTCAATCAACCTTCCTGAGAATGAGATTTCATTAGCTCAGAACAGGGTACTTGGAAACTTGGAAGATGATTCCACCAAGATTTCGAGTTTAACCAACAACAGCCTAGGCCCTGTGAGGTCTCCAATATGCTTCCCTGCAATGGCCAATTGGATGATTAATGATTATGGAGGCTGCTGCTTGAGTGGAACAAGGACCATTCTTGATGTGCTGAAAGAAGTGGATGCTGATATATTGGCTTTACAAGATGTGAAGGCTGAGGAAGAGAAAGATATGAGACCTTTATCTGATTTGGCTCGTGCTCTTGGGATGAACTATGTGTTTGCTGAAAGTTGGGCTCCTGAATTTGGTAATGCTATTTTGTCCAAATGGCCTATTAAGAAATGGAGAATACAGAAAATCTATGACGATAATGATTTCAG GAATGTGCTCAAGGCTACGGTTGATGTACCCCGGATGGGAGAGTTGAACTTTTGTTGCACTCAACTTGATCATTTAGATGAGAATTGGAGAATGAAGCAAATTAATGCGATAATACAATCAAATGACAGTCCTCACATTTTAGCAGGAGGGATAAATTCTCTTGAAGCCTCAGATTACTCATCAGAGAGATGGAATGATATTGTAAAG TATTATGAGGAGATAGGCAAGCCAACTCCAAGAGTTGAAGTCATGAATTTCTTGAAAGGGAAAGAGTACAATGATGCAAAAGAGTTTGCAGGGGAATGCGAGTCGGTTGTTATCATTGCTAAAGGCCAAA ATGTGCAAGGAACATGTAAATATGGAACTCGAGTTGATTACATTTTGGGATCGCAAGGCCTGCCTTATGCATTTGTACCTGGATCATACTCGGTTGTTTCATCAAAAGGCACGTCCGATCACCATATAGTTAAGGTGGACATCATGAAAGCATCAGGCAGTAGAAGGAAGAATAGTAGGAAACAGAAGAAAGTAAAACAGAGAATTGAGAGGATGACAAGTTCTTGTTCTTCAAGAGGGATTTGGCAAGTGAGCACTTAG
- the LOC107857100 gene encoding protein DMP2: MHFPKAIKTTYYNKPKRKKYLYKKMAKPSSTLKDKTLNGLGNLIRLLPTGTVFIYQFLNPILTNNGHCTIINKYLSGILIALCGFSCGFSCFTDSYTDYDGAIRYGIATVKGLWPTSSSVDTSSYKICVGDFVHAFFTIVVFGVVTILDRNMVDCFFPEFESTKKMLIMVLPPVVGAISSVVFMVFPNKRHGIGYPPTSQDN, from the coding sequence ATGCACTTCCCAAAAGCCATAAAAACAACATATTACAAcaaacctaaaagaaaaaaatacctcTACAAGAAAATGGCAAAACCTAGCTCTACCTTGAAGGATAAGACTTTAAATGGCCTTGGCAATCTCATACGACTCCTCCCAACAGGAACAGTCTTCATTTACCAATTCCTAAATCCCATTCTCACAAACAATGGCCATTGCACTATCATAAACAAGTACCTATCAGGCATCCTCATTGCCCTTTGTGGTTTCTCTTGTGGATTTTCTTGCTTCACCGATAGTTACACCGATTACGACGGCGCCATCCGTTATGGGATAGCCACAGTGAAGGGGCTTTGGCCAACGTCTTCATCGGTGGACACAAGTTCCTACAAAATTTGTGTTGGTGATTTTGTGCATGCATTTTTTACTATAGTTGTTTTTGGTGTTGTGACTATTTTGGACCGGAATATGGTGGATTGCTTCTTTCCGGAGTTCGAATCCACGAAAAAGATGTTGATTATGGTGTTGCCACCCGTTGTGGGTGCAATTTCTAGTGTTGTGTTTATGGTGTTTCCTAATAAACGTCATGGTATAGGGTACCCTCCAACTAGCCAAGATAACTAA